Proteins from a single region of Apium graveolens cultivar Ventura chromosome 7, ASM990537v1, whole genome shotgun sequence:
- the LOC141673210 gene encoding uncharacterized protein LOC141673210, which yields MDEQIKDQFRSINDHFASIDHRISENESKFDGKLEEILRMMRNLKELGTGPSTNRTESSSNSQGEDQRVDLASLYMFDKAEIWVFNYLYVRKQVDWGEFVIDLSARFRDEVGHDVVEQFNKLQQFTSLEAYIDDFENLRSLLLQSNHTLPESYVLESFVEGLKGTVKPFVRAFKPTFVADAILYARLQEESLNNAQKLSKPNNSSLNSKPLFSTVNKTPILPTPQLKPVSQGFSKENQKPFKFIPAEVRAEKMAKGLCYYCDKKYERGHKCQFKEAQLFAVEIPCEEEENSIEEEELDETRQEEAHNKPSISVNALMGSHTFNTMRVQGWVQGKPLHILVDSGSTHNFLDIGTAHKLGCKKEGIRLQAVTVADGNHIPCQHVVKNFCWKLGGSNFTTDTLSIELGSCDMVLGIQWLSTLGNINWDFKKLVMELVFDDKVVKLKGIASQKLKKGIIQQSASPFASPVVLVGKKDGSWRLCVDYRELNKKTVKDKFPIPVVDELIDELSGSKVFSKIDLRAGYHQLRMHTEDVFKTTFKTHSGHYEFLVMPFGLTNAPTSFQGWMNAIFKCFLRKNVLVFFDDILIYNKSLEEH from the exons ATGGACGAACAGATCAAAGATCAATTTCGCTCCATTAACGATCATTTTGCTTCGATTGACCATAGAATTTCTGAGAATGAATCGAAGTTTGATGGAAAATTAGAGGAAATCTTGAGGATGATGAGGAATCTTAAGGAATTAGGCACTGGTCCAAGCACAAATCGGACTGAATCATCTTCCAACTCTCAGGGAG AAGATCAGCGAGTCGATTTAGCAAGTTTGTATATGTTTGATAAAGCTGAAATTTGGGTTTTCAATTACTTATATGTTAGGAAACAAGTCGATTGGGGGGAATTTGTGATTGACTTGAGTGCAAGATTCAGAGATGAAGTTGGTCATGATGTAGTAGAGCAATTTAATAAGCTGCAACAATTTACTTCTCTTGAAGCCTATATTGATGATTTTGAGAATTTACGTTCATTACTGCTTCAAAGTAATCACACTCTTCCTGAATCATATGTTCTTGAGAGTTTTGTTGAAGGGTTAAAGGGCACTGTGAAGCCTTTTGTGAGAGCTTTTAAACCTACTTTTGTGGCTGATGCAATTTTGTATGCAAGATTGCAGGAAGAATCTCTGAATAATGCTCAGAAATTATCTAAACCTAATAATTCTTCTTTGAATTCTAAACCACTTTTTTCAACTGTCAACAAAACACCTATTCTTCCTACACCACAGCTAAAGCCAGTTTCACAGGGGTTTAGTAAGGAAAACCAGAAGCCATTTAAGTTCATTCCAGCTGAGGTAAGGGCTGAGAAAATGGCCAAAGGACTTTGTTACTACTGTGATAAGAAGTATGAAAGGGGGCACAAGTGCCAATTTAAGGAGGCTCAACTTTTTGCTGTAGAAATACCttgtgaagaagaagaaaattcCATAGAAGAAGAAGAATTGGATGAGACAAGACAAGAAGAGGCCCATAATAAACCCTCTATATCTGTTAATGCATTAATGGGGAGTCACACTTTTAATACCATGAGAGTGCAAGGTTGGGTACAGGGTAAACCTTTACACATCTTGGTTGATTCTGGCAGTACTCACAATTTTTTAGATATAGGGACTGCACACAAATTGGGATGTAAGAAAGAAGGTATAAGATTACAAGCTGTTACTGTGGCAGATGGGAATCACATCCCTTGTCAACATGTTGTTAAGAATTTTTGTTGGAAGCTTGGAGGGAGTAATTTCACTACAGACACACTGTCGATTGAATTAGGCAGCTGTGACATGGTCTTAGGGATACAGTGGCTGAGTACCCTAGGCAATATCAACTGGGATTTCAAGAAATTAGTTATGGAATTGGTATTTGATGATAAAGTAGTGAAACTGAAGGGTATTGCTTCTCAAAAGTTAAAG AAGGGTATAATTCAGCAGAGTgcttctccttttgcttctcctGTGGTATTAGTAGGAAAAAAGGATGGAAGTTGGAGGTTGTGTGTGGACTATAGGGAGCTGAATAAGAAAACAGTGAAAGACAAATTTCCTATACCAGTAGTAGATGAGTTAATTGATGAACTCTCAGGGTCTAAGGTCTTCAGCAAAATAGACCTAAGGGCTGGATACCATCAGCTCAGAATGCATACTGAGGATGTGTTTAAAACAACATTCAAAACTCACAGTGGTCACTATGAGTTTCTTGTAATGCCTTTTGGGCTTACAAATGCTCCAACATCTTTTCAGGGATGGATGAATGCAATCTTTAAGTGCTTTTTGAGAAAAAATGTGCTGGTATTTTTTGATGACATTCTCATCTACAACAAGTCTTTAGAGGAACATTGA